One part of the Cinclus cinclus chromosome 20, bCinCin1.1, whole genome shotgun sequence genome encodes these proteins:
- the LOC134052115 gene encoding myosin-1B isoform X2, with protein sequence MSTDAEMAIFGEAAPYLRKSEKERIEAQNKPFDAKSSVFVVHAKESYVKSTITSRESGKITVKTEGGETLTVKEDQIFSMNPPKYDKIEDMAMMTHLHEPAVLYNLKERYAAWMIYTYSGLFCVTVNPYKWLPVYNPEVVLAYRGKKRQEAPPHIFSISDNAYQSMLTDRENQSILITGESGAGKTVNTKRVIQYFATIAASGDKKKEEQTSGKMQGTLEDQIISANPLLEAFGNAKTVRNDNSSRFGKFIRIHFGATGKLASADIETYLLEKSRVTFQLKAERSYHIFYQIMSNKKPELIEMLLITTNPYDYLYVSQGEITVPSINDQEELMATDSAIDILGFSADEKTAIYKLTGAVMHYGNLKFKQKQREEQAEPDGTEVADKAAYLMGLNSADLLKALCYPRVKVGNEYVTKGQTVQQVYNSVGALAKSVFEKMFLWMVVRINQQLDTKQPRQYFIGVLDIAGFEIFDFNSLEQLCINFTNEKLQQFFNHHMFVLEQEEYKKEGIEWEFIDFGMDLAACIELIEKPMGIFSILEEECMFPKATDTSFKNKLYDQHLGKSNNFQKPKPAKGKAEAHFSLVHYAGTVDYNISGWLEKNKDPLNETVVGLYQKSSLKTLALLFASAGGAEAESSGGGGKKGAKKKGSSFQTVSALFRENLNKLMSNLRSTHPHFVRCLIPNETKTPGAMEHELVLHQLRCNGVLEGIRICRKGFPSRILYADFKQRYKVLNASAIPEGQFIDSKKASEKLLGSIDVDHTQYKFGHTKVFFKAGLLGLLEEMRDEKLAQLITRTQAMCRGYLMRVEFKKMMERRESIFCIQYNIRSFMNVKHWPWMKLFFKIKPLLKSAESEKEMANMKEEFEKTKEELAKSEAKRKELEEKMVALVQEKNDLQLQVQAEADGLADAEERCDQLIKTKIQLEAKIKELTERAEEEEEMNAELTAKKRKLEDECSELKKDIDDLELTLAKVEKEKHATENKVKNLTEEMAALDETIAKLTKEKKALQEAHQQTLDDLQAEEDKVNTLTKAKTKLEQQVDDLEGSLEQEKKLRMDLERAKRKLEGDLKMAQDSIMDLENDKQQLDEKLKKKDFEIGQIQSKTEDEQALGMQFQKKIKELQARIEELEEEIEAERTSRAKAEKHRADLSRELEEISERLEEAGGATAAQIEMNKKREAEFQKMRRDLEEATLQHEATAAALRKKHADSTAELGEQIDNLQRVKQKLEKEKSEMKMEIDDLASNMESVSKAKANLEKMCRSLEDQLSEIKTKEEEQQRIINDISAQRARLQTESGEYSRQVDEKDALISQLSRGKQAFTQQIEELKRHLEEEIKAKNALAHALQSARHDCDLLREQYEEEQEAKGELQRALSKANSEVAQWRTKYETDAIQRTEELEEAKKKLAQRLQDAEEHVEAVNAKCASLEKTKQRLQNEVEDLMIDVERSNAACAALDKKQKNFDKILAEWKQKYEETQAELEASQKESRSLSTELFKMKNAYEESLDHLETMKRENKNLQQEISDLTEQIAEGGKAIHELEKVKKQIEQEKSEIQAALEEAEASLEHEEGKILRLQLELNQVKAEIDRKVAEKDEEIEQMKRNHQRVVDSMQSTLDAEIRSRNEALRLKKKMEGDLNEIEIQLSHANRQAAEAQKNLRNTQGVLKDTQIHLDDALRTQDDLKEQVAMVERRANLLQAEVEELRAALEQTERSRKVAEQELMDASERVQLLHTQNTSLINTKKKLETDIAQIQGEMEDTIQEARNAEEKAKKAITDAAMMAEELKKEQDTSAHLERMKKNLDQTVKDLQHRLDEAEQLALKGGKKQIQKLEARVRELEGEVDAEQKRSAEAVKGVRKYERRVKELTYQSEEDRKNVLRLQDLVDKLQTKVKAYKRQAEEAEELSNVNLSKFRKIQHELEEAEERADIAESQVNKLRAKSREISKKAESEE encoded by the exons ATGTCTACGGACGCCGAGATGGCCATCTTTGGGGAGGCTGCTCCTTACCTCCGAAAATCGGAAAAGGAGAGAATTGAAGCCCAGAACAAACCTTTTGATGCCAAATCATCTGTCTTTGTGGTACATGCAAAGGAGTCCTACGTGAAGAGCACAATCACGAGCAGGGAATCGGGAAAAATCACTGTCAAGACTGAAGGGGGAGAG ACCCTGACCGTGAAGGAAGATCAAATCTTCTCCATGAACCCTCCCAAGTATGACAAAATCGAGGACATGGCCATGATGACCCACCTCCACGAACCCGCTGTGCTGTACAACCTCAAAGAGCGTTACGCAGCCTGGATGATCTAC ACCTACTCGGGTCTCTTCTGCGTCACCGTCAACCCCTACAAGTGGCTGCCGGTGTACAACCCCGAGGTGGTGTTGGCCTACCGAGGCAAGAAGCGCCAGGAGGCCCCTCCACACATCTTCTCCATCTCTGACAACGCCTATCAGTCTATGCTGACTG ATCGGGAGAACCAGTCCATCCTGATCAC CGGAGAATCCGGTGCTGGGAAGACTGTGAACACAAAGCGTGTCATCCAGTACTTTGCAACAATTGCAGCCAGTGGGGACAAGAAGAAAGAGGAGCAGACCTCAGGCAAAATGCAG GGGACACTTGAGGATCAAATCATCAGTGCCAACCCACTGCTGGAGGCCTTTGGAAATGCCAAGACTGTGAGGAACGACAACTCCTCACGCTTT ggTAAATTCATCAGAATCCATTTTGGTGCCACAGGCAAACTGGCTTCTGCTGACATTGAAACAT ATCTGCTGGAGAAGTCCAGAGTCACTTTCCAGCTCAAGGCGGAAAGGAGCTACCACATCTTTTATCAGATCATGTCCAACAAGAAGCCAGAGCTAATCG AGATGTTACTGATCACCACCAACCCCTATGACTATCTGTACGTGAGTCAAGGTGAGATCACAGTTCCCAGCATTAACGACCAGGAAGAGCTGATGGCCACTGAT AGTGCCATTGACATCCTGGGCTTCAGTGCTGATGAGAAAACAGCCATCTACAAGCTGACCGGGGCTGTCATGCACTATGGGAACCTGAAGTTCAAGCAGAAGCAGCgtgaggagcaggcagagcctgaTGGCACAGAAG TTGCTGACAAGGCTGCCTACCTGATGGGTCTGAACTCAGCAGACCTGCTCAAGGCCCTCTGCTACCCCCGAGTCAAGGTGGGGAATGAATACGTGACCAAGGGCCAAACTGTGCAGCAG GTGTACAATTCAGTGGGTGCCCTGGCTAAGTCCGTGTTTGAGAAGATGTTCCTGTGGATGGTTGTTCGCATCAACCAACAGCTGGACACAAAGCAGCCCAGGCAGTACTTCATTGGTGTCCTGGACATTGCTGGCTTTGAGATCTTTGAT TTCaacagcctggagcagctgtgcatCAACTTCACCAACGAGAAACTGCAACAGTTCTTCAACCACCACATGTtcgtgctggagcaggaggagtaCAAGAAGGAGGGGATTGAATGGGAGTTCATTGACTTTGGCATGGACCTGGCTGCCTGCATTGAGCTCATTGAGAAG CCCATGGGCATCTTCTCCATCCTGGAAGAGGAGTGCATGTTCCCCAAGGCAACTGACACCTCTTTCAAGAACAAGCTCTATGACCAGCACCTGGGCAAGTCCAACAATTTCCAGAAGCCCAAGCCTGCCAAAGGCAAGGCTGAAGCCCACTTCTCCCTGGTGCACTACGCTGGCACAGTGGACTACAACATCTCTGGCTGGCTGGAGAAGAACAAGGACCCTCTGAATGAAACTGTTGTGGGGCTATATCAGAAGTCATCCTTGAAGACTCTGGCCTTACTCTTTGCATCTGCTGGTGGGGCAGAAGCAG AGAGCAGTGGCGGTGGTGGCAAGAAGGGAGCCAAGAAGAAGGGTTCTTCTTTCCAGACTGTCTCGGCTCTCTTCCGG GAAAATTTAAACAAGCTGATGAGCAATTTGAGAAGCACACATCCCCATTTTGTGCGGTGCCTTATTCCTAATGAAACAAAAACACCTG GTGCCATGGAGCATGAGCTGGTGCTGCACCAGCTGCGCTGTAACGGCGTGCTGGAAGGGATAAGGATTTGCAGGAAAGGCTTCCCCAGCAGAATCCTCTATGCTGACTTCAAACAGAG ATACAAGGTGCTTAATGCCAGTGCCATCCCCGAGGGACAGTTCATCGATAGCAAGAAGGCTTCTGAGAAGCTCCTTGGCTCAATCGATGTGGATCACACCCAATACAAATTTGGACACACCAAG GTGTTCTTCAAAGCTGGGCTGCTGGGACTCCTGGAAGAGATGAGGGATgagaagctggcacagctcaTCACCCGCACCCAGGCCATGTGTAGGGGTTACCTGATGAGAGTGGAGTTCAAGAAAATGATGGAGAGGAG AGAATCCATCTTCTGCATCCAGTACAACATTCGTTCATTCATGAATGTCAAACACTGGCCATGGATGAAGCTGTTCTTCAAGATCAAGCCCTTGCTGAAGAGTGCAGAGTCTGAGAAGGAGATGGCCAACATGAAGGAAGAGTTTGAGAAAACCAAGGAAGAGCTTGCCAAGTCTGAGGCTaagaggaaggagctggaggagaaaatggTGGCCctggtgcaggaaaaaaatgaccTGCAGCTCCAAGTGCAGGCA GAAGCTGATGGTTTGGCTGATGCTGAGGAAAGGTGTGACCAGCtcatcaaaaccaaaatccagcTAGAAGCCAAAATTAAGGAGCTgacagagagagcagaggaagaagaagagatGAATGCTGAGCTGACAGCCAAGAAGAGGAAACTGGAGGATGAATGTTCAGAGCTGAAGAAAGACATTGATGACCTTGAGCTAACACTGGCCAaggtggagaaggaaaaacatgCCACGGAAAACAAG gtgAAAAACCTGACTGAGGAAATGGCAGCCCTGGACGAGACCATTGCCAAGCtgacaaaagagaagaaagcccTCCAAGAGGCCCATCAGCAGACCCTGGATGacctgcaggcagaggaggacAAAGTCAATACTCTGACCAAAGCCAAGACCAAGCTGGAACAGCAAGTGGACGAT CTGGAAGGGTCCCTGGAGCAAGAGAAGAAACTGCGCATGGACCTGGAGAGAGCTAAGAGGAAACTGGAAGGGGACCTGAAGATGGCCCAGGACAGCATCATGGATTTGGAGAAtgacaagcagcagctggatgagAAACTGAAGAA gaaagaCTTTGAAATCGGCCAGATCCAGAGCAAAACTGAGGATGAACAAGCCCTGGGCATGCAATTTCAGAAGAAGATCAAGGAGCTGCAG GCCCGTattgaggagctggaggaggaaattGAGGCAGAGCGAACCTCTCGCGCTAAAGCAGAGAAGCATCGGGCTGACCTGtccagggagctggaggagatcAGCGAGCGCCTGGAAGAAGCAGGAGGGGCCACAGCAGCTCAGATTGAGATGAACAAGAAGCGTGAGGCAGAATTCCAGAAGATGCGCCGTGACCTGGAAGAGGCCACGCTGCAGCACGAGGCCACGGCTGCCGCCCTGCGCAAGAAGCACGCggacagcacagctgagctgggggagCAGATCGACAACCTGCAACGCGTGAagcagaagctggagaaggagaagagtgAGATGAAGATGGAGATTGATGACTTGGCCAGCAACATGGAGTCTGTCTCCAAAGCCAAG GCAAATCTGGAGAAGATGTGCCGTTCCCTAGAAGATCAACTCAGTGAGATTAAGACTAAGGAGGAGGAACAGCAGCGCATAATTAATGACATTAGTGCTCAAAGAGCTCGGCTACAAACTGAATCCG GTGAATATTCACGCCAGGTAGATGAGAAAGATGCTCTGATTTCTCAGCTGTCAAGAGGCAAACAGGCTTTCACCCAACAGATTGAGGAACTTAAAAGGCATCTAGAGGAAGAGATAAAG GCCAAGAATGCCCTGGCCCATGCCCTGCAGTCCGCTCGCCATGACTGTGACTTGCTCCGAGAACAAtatgaggaggagcaggaggccaAGGGGGAGCTGCAGCGAGCCCTGTCCAAGGCCAACAGTGAAGTGGCCCAGTGGAGAACCAAATATGAGACGGACGCGATTCAGCGCACGGAGGAGCTCGAGGAGGCCAA GAAGAAGCTGGCCCAGCGTCTGCAGGATGCAGAGGAACATGTTGAGGCTGTCAATGCCAAATGTGCCTCCCTGgaaaagacaaagcagagaCTGCAGAATGAAGTGGAGGACCTGATGATTGACGTGGAGAGATCcaatgctgcctgtgctgctctggataAGAAGCAGAAGAACTTTGACAAG ATCCTGGCAGAATGGAAGCAGAAGTATGAGGAAACgcaggctgagctggaggcTTCCCAGAAGGAGTCACGCTctctcagcacagagctgttcaAGATGAAGAATGCCTATGAGGAGTCCTTGGACCACCTGGAAACAATGAAGCGGGAGAACAAGAACTTGCAGC AGGAGATTTCCGACCTCACGGAGCAGATTGCTGAGGGAGGAAAAGCGATTCATGAGCTGGAGAAAGTCAAGAAGCAGATTGAGCAGGAGAAGTCTGAAATCCAGGCTGCTCTAGAGGAAGCTGAG GCCTCCCTGGAACATGAGGAGGGGAAGATCCTGCGCCTGCAGCTTGAGCTCAATCAGGTCAAGGCTGAGATTGACAGGAAGGTAGCTGAGAAAGATGAGGAGATTGAACAGATGAAGAGAAACCACCAGCGAGTGGTGGACTCCATGCAGAGCACCCTGGATGCTGAGATCAGGAGCAGGAATGAAGCCTTGAGGCTGAAGAAGAAGATGGAGGGAGACCTGAATGAAATAGAAATCCAGCTGAGCCATGCCAACCGCCAGGCTGCAGAGGCACAAAAGAACCTGAGAAATACCCAGGGAGTGCTCAAG GACACCCAGATCCATCTGGATGATGCTCTCAGGACACAGGACGACCTGAAGGAGCAGGTGGCCATGGTGGAGCGCAGAGCAAACCTGCTGCAGGCTGAAGTTGAGGAGCTCCgggcagccctggagcagaCAGAGCGGTCGAGGAAAGTGGCTGAGCAGGAATTAATGGATGCCAGTGAGCGTGTGCAGCTCCTCCACACCCAG AACACCAGCTTGATCAACACCAAGAAGAAGCTGGAAACGGACATTGCCCAGATCCAGGGTGAAATGGAGGATACCATCCAGGAAGCCCGCAATGCTGAGGAGAAGGCCAAGAAGGCCATCACAGAT GCGGCCATGATGGCAGAAGagctgaagaaggagcaggACACCAGTGCCCACCTGGAGAGAATGAAGAAGAACCTGGACCAGACAGTGAAGGACCTGCAGCATCGTCTGGATGAGGCTGagcagctggcactgaagggagggaagaagcagatCCAGAAGCTGGAGGCCAGG GTGCGGGAGCTGGAAGGGGAGGTTGATGCTGAGCAGAAGCGCAGCGCTGAAGCCGTGAAGGGTGTGCGCAAGTACGAGCGGAGGGTGAAGGAACTGACCTACCAG TCTGAGGAGGACAGGAAAAATGTTCTCAGGCTGCAGGATCTGGTGGACAAACTGCAAACTAAGGTGAAAGCTTACAAGAGACAAGCTGAGGAGGCT GAGGAGCTGTCCAATGTCAACCTGTCCAAGTTCCGCAAGATCCAGCACGAGCTGGAGGAAGCTGAGGAGCGGGCTGACATTGCAGAGTCACAGGTCAACAAGCTCCGAGCCAAGAGCCGGGAGATCAGCAAGAAGGCAGAAAGTGAAGAGTAA